Proteins from one Chroococcidiopsis sp. CCMEE 29 genomic window:
- a CDS encoding 3-isopropylmalate dehydratase, whose translation MSACVRGVIFVVDDNIDTDQIIPAEYLTLVPSKPDEYEKLGSYAMAGLPDRYGKFIPPEETKTPYPIIVAGENFGCGSSREHAPIALGASGVKAVVAQSYARIFFRNCAATGELYPWESTERLCDRFKTGQEVTIDFERNQIINHTLDEVYNLKPLGEVKPVIDAGGIFAYARQTGMIPR comes from the coding sequence ATGAGTGCTTGTGTTCGCGGTGTAATTTTTGTTGTAGATGACAACATCGATACCGATCAAATTATTCCAGCTGAGTACTTGACCCTGGTTCCTTCCAAGCCTGACGAGTATGAAAAGCTAGGCAGTTATGCGATGGCTGGCTTACCAGATCGCTATGGTAAATTCATTCCTCCAGAAGAGACGAAGACACCCTACCCCATTATTGTTGCAGGGGAAAACTTTGGCTGCGGTTCTTCCCGGGAACATGCACCCATAGCCTTGGGAGCCTCAGGAGTAAAGGCAGTGGTTGCTCAGTCCTACGCCAGGATCTTTTTCCGCAATTGTGCTGCAACTGGTGAATTGTACCCTTGGGAGTCAACTGAGCGCCTGTGCGATCGCTTTAAAACAGGACAAGAAGTGACAATTGACTTTGAACGAAACCAAATCATTAACCACACACTAGACGAGGTATACAACCTCAAACCCCTGGGAGAAGTTAAACCCGTCATTGATGCTGGAGGTATTTTTGCTTACGCTCGTCAGACAGGAATGATCCCCCGCTAG
- a CDS encoding NAD(P)H-quinone oxidoreductase subunit M, translating into MEEELLLKSTTRHIRIFSAEVNKEGELVPSNQVLTLDVDPDNEFNWNEDALQNVYRKFDELVESYSGADLTDYNLRRIGSDLEHFVRSLLQSGQISYNLTGRVINYSMGLSQVAVEDSK; encoded by the coding sequence ATGGAAGAAGAGCTGCTCCTCAAATCTACAACCCGCCATATCCGTATTTTTTCTGCTGAAGTCAACAAGGAAGGCGAACTCGTTCCTAGCAACCAGGTTTTAACACTGGATGTTGACCCAGATAATGAATTTAACTGGAACGAAGATGCTTTGCAAAATGTTTACCGCAAGTTTGATGAACTGGTAGAGTCTTACAGTGGAGCGGATTTAACAGATTATAATCTACGGCGCATCGGCTCAGATTTGGAACATTTCGTGCGCTCGCTGTTGCAAAGTGGTCAAATCAGCTATAACCTTACTGGACGAGTGATTAACTACAGCATGGGATTGTCGCAAGTTGCCGTCGAAGACAGCAAATAA